One Aspergillus oryzae RIB40 DNA, chromosome 2 genomic window carries:
- a CDS encoding putative telomere silencing protein Zds1 (predicted protein), which yields MSRRPLVIFNNHHPVNGKSRPPTDGATSLDRESSSPASPSSTASPGSTDTATTSFPLNDIDYESDPAAVAQELNNLAAIRRMSMDVAATGDPDLPSFNSDFSVPPSPSADENDAARLFWVPARLHPELAPKEFKSFLESKTEQIKRRSGDFNSLGPERQGSSGGLRRKRSMLSRQIDNSHGYTDGAERLERKRSQSRRDPLTPNLQELESLVDNSKPRSTSPVTLLNEIQNLGITADEDRPILPPAPPGHSLRRSTRTQYRKAGSLKKGEKLPYSKRFAKASDLKEGTLSTANSFGEQATSGLTRVSTDPTPSITRNQASGIPAQSAASPSNETTRSAPESVSDQPQSGNDRPSESSTVETGGQTNASSQTRQWHSRLSSNGRSTLNIPPTEQKIPEIIETPPPESNAAPTTQTSLSSATSGRGFAHDSPSPSSSPAKGSGNYDQSSSKWSLHNRMHSKDSASTLSDFANSPQALPGNSTRTDSLSFIPTLSEERKPETKKSKDKKESEGSRKSSWHWLLGSEEKDKDKDKEKKKDKESDAKKIKAKLVDKVHETANALPSSNDSGQRGRESLVLDRLDPKLEEERRKDHVRRTSGESKKEKESGLFSSLFGGGKKKSSTDSHHKKSSSRTLSPDPPPRELRPDVDYPWTRFTILEERAIYRMAHIKLANPRRALYSQVLLSNFMYSYLAKVQQMHPLMLASSASQRHQKARDQQDDYSGYQQYQELHTR from the exons ATGTCACGGAGGCCATTGGTCATat TCAACAATCATCACCCCGTGAACGGAAAGTCCCGGCCGCCCACTGATGGGGCCACTTCTTTGGATAGGGAAAGTAGCAGTCCAGCATCACCTAGCTCAACCGCATCACCTGGATCAACAGACACCGCCACTACATCTTTCCCCCTCAACGACATTGACTACGAGTCAGACCCTGCTGCTGTGGCCCAAGAACTCAACAATCTTGCCGCTATCCGACGAATGTCCATGGATGTAGCTGCCACGGGTGATCCTGACCTTCCGAGCTTCAACTCCGATTTTTCCGTACCACCCTCCCCCTCCGCCGACGAAAATGACGCTGCTCGGTTATTTTGGGTTCCTGCACGTCTGCATCCAGAGTTAGCCCCTAAGGAGttcaaatccttcctcgaGAGTAAGACGGAGCAAATAAAGCGGAGATCTGGTGACTTCAACTCCCTAGGACCGGAACGCCAAGGATCAAGTGGAGGTCTTAGGCGGAAAAGGTCTATGTTGTCTAGACAAATCGACAATTCTCATGGCTATACGGATGGCGCAGAACGGTTAGAAAGAAAACGATCTCAGTCGAGACGGGATCCTCTGACCCCTAATCTACAAGAATTGGAAAGCTTGGTAGATAATTCTAAACCGCGAAGTACGAGTCCTGTTACTTTGTTAAATGAAATTCAGAACCTCGGAATCACGGCAGATGAAGACAGGCCGATCCTTCCACCCGCGCCCCCAGGTCACAGTCTTAGACGATCCACGAGGACTCAATACAGAAAGGCAGGAAGTTTGAAAAAGGGTGAAAAGCTCCCTTATTCCAAGCGATTCGCAAAAGCCTCCGACTTGAAGGAGGGTACCTTATCAACTGCAAATTCCTTTGGTGAACAGGCTACCTCGGGTCTCACCCGAGTATCAACCGATCCCACTCCCAGCATAACCCGAAATCAGGCCTCGGGAATACCTGCTCAGTCCGCAGCATCACCCTCTAACGAAACAACCCGCTCCGCGCCTGAATCTGTCTCGGACCAGCCGCAGTCTGGAAATGACCGGCCAAGTGAGTCCTCAACAGTGGAAACTGGGGGGCAAACAAATGCATCCTCGCAGACACGTCAGTGGCACTCGCGCCTTAGCTCAAATGGGCGGTCAACTTTGAACATTCCGCCTACAGAACAAAAGATTCCAGAGATTATTGAGACCCCTCCACCGGAATCTAACGCAGCACCTACGACCCAAACCTCACTGTCAAGTGCCACCTCTGGGCGCGGATTCGCTCATGActccccatcgccatcgtcTTCGCCGGCGAAGGGATCAGGGAACTACGATCAAAGTTCAAGCAAATGGTCACTACACAACCGCATGCATAGCAAGGACAGCGCGAGCACCCTTAGTGACTTCGCTAACAGTCCTCAGGCTCTGCCAGGAAATAGCACCCGGACAGATagtctttcattcattcctaCCTTGTCAGAGGAACGCAAGCCTGAAACGAAGAAAtcgaaggataagaaggagtCAGAAGGTAGCCGCAAGTCGAGCTGGCACTGGCTGTTAGGCagcgaggagaaagacaaggacaaggacaaagaaaagaaaaaggacaaggagaGCGATGCTAAGAAGATTAAAGCCAAACTAGTTGATAAAGTCCATGAGACAGCGAACGCTCTCCCGTCTTCTAACGATTCAGGGCAACGTGGACGTGAGAGCCTTGTCTTGGACCGGCTCGACCCTAAattggaagaagaacgtCGAAAGGACCATGTTAGAAGGACTTCGGGGgagtcaaagaaagagaaggagtcCGGCTTGTTCTCTTCATTATTTGGAGgtggcaagaaaaagagcagTACCGATAGTCATCATAAGAAAAGCTCATCTCGGACCTTGTCTCCTGACCCGCCACCACGGGAACTTCGGCCTGATGTTGATTATCCTTGGACCCGTTTCaccattctggaagagagGGCTATTTACAGAATGGCCCACATCAAGCTTGCGAACCCCCGGCGCGCGTTGTACTCACAGGTTCTACTCAGCAACTTCATGTATTCGTACTTGGCCAAGGTACAACAAATGCATCCCCTAATGCTCGCTTCGTCGGCATCGCAGAGACATCAGAAGGCAAGGGACCAACAGGATGATTATTCAGGGTACCAGCAATATCAAGAG CTACACACCCGTTAA
- a CDS encoding SYLF and SH3 domain-containing protein (uncharacterized conserved protein) — translation MPLGIHNPLPSSLNSECRKAGKILASFIDPRQAFGPDKIIPPEILAGAKGLAVLTVLKAGFLGSARFGSGVVVARLADGSWSAPSAIATAGAGFGGQIGFELTDFVFILNDAAAVRTFSQVGTLTLGGNVSLAAGPVGRNAEAAGAASTKGVAAVFSYSKTKGLFAGISLEGSMLVERKDANEKLYNSRVSARQLLSGTIRPPPSAEPLMRVLNSRAFYGNTRNGDGMYNDIPIYDDHHDDVVWEGRRGDAYGQGLRRDRTGANDVDTYEYRDRPRRANTWADDIYDRPAGGLSRSSTTRSPRNDTFDTYGRNRSNTAPFEEDYVYSDHKPSRPTAPKPVFGQRTGQAPSLRQDQAIALYTFDADQEGDLGFKKGDIITIVKRTEKKEDWWTGRIGDRVGIFPANYVDTA, via the exons ATGCCTCTCGGGATTCACAATCCCTTGCCCTCGTCTTTGAATA GCGAGTGTAGAAAGGCTGGTAAAATTCTCGCCTCGTTTATCGACCCTCGACAAGCTTTTGGTCCTGATAAGATCATTCCTCCTGAAATCCTAGCAGGTGCTAAG GGGCTTGCGGTCCTCACCGTTCTTAAGGCCGGTTTCCTAGGCTCCGCCCGATTTGGATCGGGCGTAGTTGTTGCCCGCTTGGCGGATGGCTCCTGGTCTGCTCCCTCGGCTATTGCAACCGCAGGTGCCGGATTCGGGGGTCAGATTGGATTCGAATTGACTgacttcgtcttcattcTCAACGATGCCGCCGCTGTCCGAACATTTTCTCAGGTGGGAACTTTAACTCTTGGTGGTAACGTTTCGCTCGCCGCAGGACCGGTGGGCCGCAATGCAGAGGCTGCCGGAGCGGCAAGCACAAAAGGCGTGGCCGCAGTCTTCTCTTACTCCAAGACGAAGGGTCTTTTCGCAGGTATCAGCTTGGAGGGAAGCATGCTAGTGGAACGGAAGGATGCGAACGAGAAACTCTACAATAGCCGAGTGTCAGCTCGGCAGTTACTCAGTGGGACTATTAGACCTCCCCCAAGCGCGGAACCCCTCATGCGTGTGCTAAACTCCCGCGCATTTTATGGCAACACGAGAAACGGGGATGGGATGTACAATGATATACCCATTTACGACGACCATCATGATGACGTGGTGTGGGAAGGACGACGGGGAGATGCGTACGGACAGGGTCTCCGACGTGACCGCACAGGTGCCAATGATGTGGATACCTACGAGTACCGGGACCGACCACGCCGCGCAAACACATGGGCGGATGATATATACGACCGGCCTGCCGGGGGTTTGAGTCGCTCATCAACCACTCGTAGCCCTCGCAATGATACCTTTGACACATACGGCCGCAACCGAAGTAACACAGCGCCATTCGAGGAGGACTATGTTTATTCTGACCACAAGCCCAGCCGGCCCACAGCACCCAAGCCTGTTTTCGGGCAACGGACAGGACAAGCCCCTTCTCTGCGCCAAGACCAGGCGATTGCCCTTTACACCTTCGATGCGGATCAAGAAGGGGATCTGGGCTTCAAGAAAGGCGACATCATCACGATTGTTAAACGcaccgagaagaaggaagactgGTGGACGGGGCGCATCGGAGATCGGGTTGGCATCTTCCCTGC GAACTATGTCGACACAGCCTAG
- the gem1 gene encoding ERMES complex Ca(2+)-binding regulatory GTPase GEM1 (predicted Ras related/Rac-GTP binding protein), protein MATVRICVCGDEGTGKSSLITSLVKGVFVTNKIQPILPQITIPPTIGTPENVTTTTVVDTSALPQERSNLAREIRKSNVILLVYSDHYSYERVALFWLPYFRSLGVNVPVVLCANKSDLAADHSEAQVIEEEMLPLMAEFKEIDSCIRTSAREHRNVNEAFFLCQKAVTHPIAPLFDSKESALKPAAVAALQRIFYLSDKDRDGYLSDKELEDFQMRCFEKPLSEEDLVHIKETIQKTHPTSVAPSGIDCRGFIHLNKMYAEKGRHETVWIILRAFQYTDNLSLQESFLHPRFEVPPYASAELSPEGYRFFVNLFLLSDKDNDGGLNDAELASLFAPTPGLPASWADGSFPSSTVRNEAGHVTLQGWLAQWSMTTFTSPKTTLEYLAYLGFESSDRSNPSTTAALKVTRPRKRRKRPGRVGRNVVLGHVLGPPGSGKSALLDAFLARGFSTTYHPTIQPRTAVNTVELPGGKQCYLILDELGELEPAILENQVKLLDQCDVIVYTYDSSDPDSFAYIPELRSKYPHLEELPSVFVALKADLDRTTQRAEYQPHEYTAMLNMPSSPLHVSVTWSSMQEVFVHIAEAAMEPSTAFPRSEEDVEGKWMAWGIALGAVVCAGAAAVMIWRRVSGSGT, encoded by the exons ATGGCTACAG TGCGAATTTGTGTTTGTGGAGATGAGGGTACTGGAAAGTCCAGTCTCATTACATCACTTGTGAAAGGGGTCTTCGTGACGAATAAGATCCAGCCAATTTTGCCCCAGATTACGATCCCCCCAACGATCGGAACCCCCGAGAATGTCACGACAACTACAGTGGTGGACACGTCCGCTCTCCCTCAAGAGCGGAGCAACTTGGCAAGGGAGATCCGGAAATCGAACGTGATTTTGCTTGTATATTCAGATCACTACAGTTATGAACGAGTGGCACTATTCTGGCTTCCGTACTTCCGCTCTTTGGGAGTCAATGTACCCGTGGTACTATGCGCCAACAAGTCCGATCTCGCCGCGGATCATAGTGAAGCACAAGttattgaggaagagatgttACCGTTGATGGCAGAATTCAAGGAAATCGATTCATGCATTCGGACAAGCGCGCGAGAACACCGCAATGTGAACGaggctttcttcctctgtcaAAAGGCGGTCACTCACCCAATCGCGCCCTTGTTCGACTCTAAGGAGTCGGCTCTGAAACCGGCAGCCGTCGCGGCATTACAACGGATTTTCTATCTCAGTGATAAGGACCGTGATGGTTATTTATCTGATAAGGAGCTCGAGGATTTCCAGATGAGGTGCTTCGAAAAGCCTTTGAGTGAGGAAGACTTAGTGCATATAAAAGAAACCATTCAGAAGACACATCCAACCTCAGTGGCCCCTTCTGGTATTGACTGCCGGGGATTTATACATCTTAATAAGATGTATGCGGAGAAAGGACGCCATGAAACCGTCTGGATTATACTGCGCGCTTTCCAGTACACAGACAATCTCTCGCTTCAAGAAAGCTTTCTCCACCCAAGATTTGAGGTCCCACCGTATGCGTCTGCCGAGCTTTCCCCGGAAGGATATCGATTTTTCGtgaatctctttctcctctcaGACAAGGATAACGATGGGGGATTGAACGACGCCGAGCTGGCGTCGTTATTTGCGCCAACCCCAGGCTTACCCGCTTCATGGGCAGACGGCTCATTCCCATCTTCTACTGTACGCAATGAAGCTGGTCATGTTACACTTCAGGGCTGGCTTGCACAATGGAGTATGACTACCTTTACATCGCCCAAAACTACCTTGGAGTATCTGGCATATCTTGGGTTTGAATCATCCGACAGAAGCAATCCTTCTACAACGGCTGCATTAAAAGTAACTCGGCCacgaaagcgaagaaagcgCCCTGGACGGGTGGGTCGTAATGTTGTACTGGGTCATGTCCTTGGGCCTCCCGGCTCAGGAAAGTCTGCACTTCTCGATGCCTTCCTTGCGCGCGGTTTCAGCACTACATATCATCCTACAATCCAACCCCGCACTGCGGTTAACACGGTGGAACTGCCGGGGGGTAAACAATGCTACCTGATTCTGGACGAGCTGGGTGAGCTAGAGCCTGCCATACTGGAAAACCAGGTGAAGCTATTGGACCAGTGTGACGTGATTGTGTACACTTACGACTCCTCGGATCCCGATTCATTTGCGTATATCCCTGAATTACGATCGAAATACCCTCACCTCGAGGAGCTTCCAAGCGTGTTTGTTGCTCTCAAGGCCGATCTCGATCGGACTACCCAACGGGCTGAGTACCAACCGCACGAATATACTGCAATGTTAAATATGCCCAGCTCACCTCTGCATGTTAGTGTGACTTGGAGCTCAATGCAAGAGGTCTTTGTGCATATCGCTGAAGCGGCTATGGAGCCTAGCACGGCGTTTCCACGGAgtgaggaagatgttgaggGTAAATGGATGGCCTGGGGAATTGCACTGGGCGCTGTTGTCTGTGCTGGAGCAGCCGCAGTAATGATTTGGCGACGGGTGAGTGGAAGTGGAACTTGA
- a CDS encoding WD40 repeat domain-containing protein (WD40 protein DMR-N9) has protein sequence MAQGPSCASELHYYRALDHANAGFATGTYHLKDDLHLATPPPHPSEAPVVNPNPLATVPTPPTSGVKLSLVSVGQRNKLPVFTSKEKVTAPPFADGNPALAAIPTKDGLKRRKPKNNIIKSSSSFVSRVITHEASSKRLNDRNPDGLFAFANINRAFQWLDLSSKNKEEPLAKILFTKAHMLTHDINELTKSSSHIDIAMGSSAGDIIWYEPISQKYARINKNGVVSNSPVTHIKWIPGSENMFMAAHANGQLVVYDKEKEDALFTPEISNHSAEAMKASSRLPLQVLKSVNSRNQKTNPVALWKLANQKISQFAFSPDQRHLAVVLEDGSLRVMDYLKEEVLDIFRSYYGGLICVCWSPDGKYIVTGGQDDLVTIWSFPERKIVARCQGHNSWVSTVAFDPWRCDERTYRFGSVGDDCRLLLWDFSVGMLHRPRAHQASARQRTSMIASNTQHFNRHRADSASNRMRSDSQRTADTYNDYDSAVRHPVEPRARTALLPPIMSKIVGDDPICWLGFQEDSIMTSSLEGHIRTWDRPREGINDSYNGNTSSPAISTSAAGSGSGIADSAMGSL, from the exons ATGGCGCAAGGTCCCTCATGCGCATCGGAGCTCCACTATTACCGAGCTTTGGATCATGCTAATGCTGGTTTTGCGACAGGGACTTACCACCTCAAAGATGACTTGCACCTCGCAacccctcctccacatccttccGAGGCCCCCGTCGTAAACCCCAACCCTCTTGCGACTGTCCCAACGCCCCCAACATCTGGCGTCAAGCTGTCGCTGGTTAGTGTTggccaaagaaacaagctcCCTGTGTTTACGtcgaaagagaaagtaaCTGCGCCGCCATTCGCAGATGGCAACCCTGCTTTAGCGGCCATCCCTACGAAGGATGGCTTGAAAAGACGGAAGCCCAAGAACAACATCATAAAGAGCAGTTCGTCATTTGTCTCACGGGTCATCACTCATGAAGCTTCTTCTAAACGACTCAATGATCGGAATCCTGACGGTCTGTTCGCCTTCGCTAATATCAATCGGGCATTCCAGTGGTTGGATCTTAGctcaaaaaacaaagaggaaCCGCTGGCGAAAATCCTCTTCACTAAAGCGCACATGTTGACACATGATATCAATGAGCTAACAAAAAGCTCTTCTCATATCGACATTGCTATGGGCTCGTCGGCTGGCGACATAATCTGGTACGAGCCTATCTCCCAGAAGTATGCACGGATCAACAAGAATGGAGTTGTCAGCAATTCTCCAGTAACTCATATCAAATGGATTCCTGGATCCGAGAATATGTTCATGGCTGCGCATGCAAATGGACAATTGGTCGTGTACgataaggagaaggaagatgcgCTTTTCACGCCTGAAATTAGCAATCATTCGGCGGAGGCGATGAAAGCATCTAGTCGACTACCGTTACAGGTGCTGAAATCAGTAAACTCCAGGAACCAGAAGACCAACCCGGTTGCGTTATGGAAACTTGCCAATCAGAAGATCTCCCAATTCGCCTTCTCTCCCGATCAAAGGCATCTGGCTGTGGTTCTAGAGGATGGATCGCTACGCGTGATGGACTATCTTAAAGAAGA GGTCCTAGACATTTTCCGTAGTTACTATGGAGGCTTGATATGCGTTTGCTGGTCACCTGACGGCAAATACATTGTGACAGGTGGCCAAGATGACCTTGTTACGATATGGTCATTTCCAGAGCGCAAGATCGTTGCACGATGCCAAGGGCACAATTCCTGGGTCTCTACCGTTGCATTCGACCCATGGCGCTGTGACGAGAGGACATACCGGTTCGGGAGTGTTGGGGATGATTGCAGGCTGCTACTGTGGGATTTCAGTGTAGGCATGCTGCATCGCCCTAGAGCT CATCAAGCTAGTGCCCGGCAGCGCACCAGCATGATTGCAAGCAATACACAGCACTTCAATCGCCACAGAGCCGACAGCGCAAGCAACCGGATGAGGTCGGATTCTCAGCGAACTGCAGACACCTACAACGATTATGACTCTGCTGTCCGTCATCCGGTAGAACCTAGGGCTCGGACAGCGTTATTACCACCTATAATG TCAAAAATCGTCGGGGATGATCCTATTTGCTGGTTAGGGTTCCAAGAAGACTCGATCAtgacttcttctcttgaag GTCACATTCGCACCTGGGATCGCCCTCGAGAAGGCATCAATGATAGTTACAATGGTAACACCTCGTCGCCCGCGATCAGCACCAGTGCCGCCGGGTCTGGGTCGGGCATAGCAGACTCGGCCATGGGCTCATTGTAG
- a CDS encoding GPI anchored serine-threonine rich family protein (predicted protein): protein MRFFQIASIVAYAATSLAVTITSPQNGDKVDFSKPYTVKWTTVPSDPEQVNIVLKNQTSSEKEIAKNVKTSDGKYTIDSIWDIETGTGYQFNFISNSTKNTGILAQSQIFNVTAVADPPKPCKQYFSTKITKTSSSTTPSCTCTSISTTIKTRTTSRPCIIHSTLSTSKSSPSSSRAPCSPSSSTALPSASVNKVLSLPGLDMSFECDVHGRCNEAIDISIDNRNLAWENAYTRSSALPSHETKTLSLRMISERDAEQGKGISAIVHRCTSVARAPAVGMALKRSYGVGKKLLMI, encoded by the exons AtgcgtttcttccagatcGCTTCGATTGTTGCCTACGCGGCCACTTCCCTCG CTGTCACCATCACTTCCCCCCAGAATGGGGACAAGGTTGACTTCAGCAAGCCTTACACCGTCAAATGGACCACTGTCCC CTCGGACCCCGAGCAAGTCAACATCGTTCTCAAGAACCAAACCTCCTCCGAGAAAGAGATTGCCAAGAACGTTAAGACCTCAGACGGCAAATACACCATTGACAGCATCTGGGACATTGAGACAGG CACCGGATACCAGTTCAATTTCATATCCAACTCTACGAAGAACACCGGCATCCTGGCCCAGTCGCAGATCTTCAATGTGACGGCTGTCGCAGACCCCCCCAAGCCATGTAAGCAATATTTCAGTACTAAAATCACCaaaacatcatcatccacaacaCCATCATGCACCTGCACCAGCATTAGCACCACAATCAAAACAAGAACTACTTCCCGTCCCTGCATCATCCACAGCACCCTCAGCACCTCTAaatcttcaccatcatcatcccgTGCGCCATGCTCTCCGTCATCTAGCACCGCCctcccctccgcctccgTGAACAAGG TCCTATCGTTACCCGGATTGGACATGTCATTTGAATGTGATGTTCATGGCAGATGCAATGA GGCCATTGACATCTCCATTGACAATCG AAACCTAGCCTGGGAAAATGCTTATACGAGGAGCTCAG CGCTACCGAGCCATGAGACGAAGACGCTTAGTTTACGGATGATCTCGGAGCGGGACGCAGAGCAGGGCAAGGGAATTTCTGCGATAGTGCACCGATGTACTTCTGTAGCGAGGGCTCCTGCAGTTGGAATGGCATTGAAAAGAAGCTACGGCGTAGGG AAAAAACtcttgatgatatga